The Erigeron canadensis isolate Cc75 chromosome 1, C_canadensis_v1, whole genome shotgun sequence genome segment ggtttcttttttagtttagaATATTTGAAGGTTTTTCTAGgtggtataataataataataataataataataataataataataatgatttcaAATTTGTCTATATAGAGTTACTTAAtgatcaataaaaataaaattatggatACAATTACACCCCATGCCTAACACGTACAATAAAAAATCATGGAatttgtttaaatatttttttataagactTTTTAACTAAAGGTGGGTcacttattaaataaatattaaaaaatagaggattaataaagaGATAGTATTAGGTTAAAGGAGGAGGATTAGGGGGCCAAGAATACCTCTAGCctcatcttttaattatattataaattattattattattatgtgtaGAGTCTAGAGAAaaaattaaccttttacatcttATCTAAACCATTGAAAATAACTAACAATACAATCCTAATTAACTATTTAAACTAAAagtcaaactatatataaaacaataggttcaaggtaaaaataaaacaagtattaaagtaaaataaataaaacaatatgtttctctttacaattgtttcgtgaatcttcgtgcattaatttaatcatgatctaagataaaatcttatcttatttattttactttaatacacattttacaatacccaacccttaTATAAATATGATAAGTTATTATAGATAGCAATACAACTAGCGGTAAAAAATAAATTGAGACCAAGGATTAAGAAAGTTTCAAAGGACCACTTCCTGGTCGTCCGATCACAAATTTTCGATGGCTCAGATAagtctttaaaaatataaaacgcGCGCCCAGTTTGTTTTGTTAGAGGGTAGTACCGTAATTTCCTTGTCGATAACAAAACCCCCGTTCGCTTTGCATCAATCCTCACCCATCGCATCGTTCTCCAATCTCCTGCTTCAATTCCTTTCTCCGCCTCAAACCGATCTCCTTCTTCTATTTTCCGATTAGTTTATTCTTTTCTTCGCCGTTTAATCCTATATTTTAGCATACCGCAATTTGTATTCTGATTGAACGATGGTGAAAACATTGACCATTTGGCATCATCTGATCAACTCGGAACAAATTTTGTgaacttatttatatatgtgttggAAACACAATTCATTGAATTTATTTACACGTGTAGTACTTactgttttctttttaaaaaggaATTGGGATGATGATATATTCCATCTATCGGCATGACAATGTCGCTGCACCAAAATCCTAAAGTTTCTtcgatggatggatggatgttGTTCAAACTAGTTTGTATTTTTAGTGTTCGTGGAATGGACAACATTAAAtagtttgtattttttaattttctagtcAGTTTGTTAACTAGTTTGTAATTATGTATGTTGTAGTATGTATTGTATCATATGATACGTGTATTATCTAACATGATATATAaaacaattacttttacatcaataattacGCTATCAactttttatcttaaaaattttctttaaaGATTAAATTACAACGCTATTAACTTTTTATCTCCATACATTTCTTTACTAACcgtttacatcaattatctacaccactcgacgtcgtctccaccaccaacagtcgccccaACTACCACACCCTCACCGCCATGACCGTTGTCGCATTCCGCGGGTATCATGCTAGGCGTATATTAATTCAAATGGATCTAGGAGTAGGATAgaatgtcgttaaaaaaaaaaaaaaaaattattttccttACACAAAAGTAAGAGAAGGTGATACTCCAATAATCGGTCAAAGCAGTACAAGTTCCATAGATGATctgatctatatatattgtttacttttacACCTTTATGGCTTTTTTCCATATGATTGAGTAAGAGACTGTTTTATCATGACATGGATTCCAGTTTAAGTTTCCATAcatcaaatattatttaaaCAACAAGAAAAgcaccttatatatatacaactatacaagcaTTATCTTGATCATATCTATATTTCAAAACCACAGTATACTAACATGAGGCCTGAAGGATACACAGTACAACACACACTAACCCCCGAATCCGCAACAGTTGTTAAACAAGCTCTTGGTCTAGCTAGAAGGAGAGGCCATGCCCAAGTCACACCTCTTCATGTAGCAAGTGCCATGCTCACATCCCCAACTGGTCTTCTTCGAAAGGCTTGCCTCGAAATCAACACACACCCTTTACAATGCAAGGCTCTTGAGCTTTGTTTCAACGTTTCCCTCAATCGTCTTCCTACTTATCAATCTAGCCCAATCATGTTAAGCAGTACAAATCATCAGTCTCACCATCCTTCTCTTTCAAACGCTTTGGTAGTGGCTTTCAAGCGTGCTCTAGCTCACCAACGTCGTGGTTCTATTGAAAACCAAGTACATCAACCTGTTTTAGCTCTCAAAGTGGAGGTAGAACAGTTGATTATTTCCATCCTAGACGATCCTAGTGTGAGTCGAGTCATGAGGGAAGCCGGATTTTCTAGCACCCAAATCAAAAAAAGTTTTGAGCAAAGTGTTTCTGTTGAGATATCTTCTCATAGGCCTCTTGCCAATTCTTACCAAGCCAAAGAAAATATTAAGCCCATATTACAAGAATTTCATGTTAGCCAAGATAGTACTAATAAATCAAAACTGTCCCTCAGAATACGCGATGAAGATGTGATGAGCGTCATAGATACAATGATGGaaacgaaaagaaaaaacattgtTGTCATAAGGGAATGTTTGGTTAGTGCTGATGATATAGTTAGAGGAGTTATGGACAAGTTTGAGAGAGGAAACAACATGGTTTTTCCGGGCAATTTAAGATTCGTGCAGTTTATAAGTCTTTCTTTACACTCATTAAGTCATCTTTCGAGAGAAGAGATTGAAAATAAGATAAAGGAGCTTGCTTGGCTACTGAAAAGCCATGTGGACCGAGGAGTGATCTTATATCTTGGTGATCTCAAGTGGGTGTCTGATTATTGGGCGAAATACAGCGATAAAAGATTGAAAACTTGCTATTATTCTCCAATGGAGCACATGATCATGGAGCTTAGCAGGCTGATGTTTGGGTTTGGAGATAGTAGGAAGTTATGGCTAATGGGGATAGCGAACTCTCAAACTTATATGAGTTGCAAAACCGGTCATCCTTCTCTCGAAACTCTATGGGATCTTTTCCCTTATACAACTCCTGTTGGTGGCTTGGACCTCACCCTCAATCTTGATAGGTAATTAATCAAAGTTAATTGGCTAAACTTAATTAGTCCTTGATTTGTTACCATATTTGCATTGTTTTAGTTTCACTTTTCATAAAGTAAAAAAGTTGGCTTATGCATGATAGAAACTAGATTTTGAAGTTGGTTTTGTTATTACAGACAAGATTCGCCGATTCACCAGAAACTACTCACTTGCTGCGGTGAGTGTTCGGAAAATTTCAAAACAGAAGCTAAAAGCATAACCAACTATTTAAACAACGAGTCCATTGCTGCTGCTACAACCTCTACTTTGCCATTATGGCTCCAACAATACAAAGGAAAGAAATCAATGCAAACTACTAATGAACAGGTTAGTTCTCTTGTTCTGTCAGATAAATTTCTTATACTTCTTTCTCTCGTGAAATCAAGAAACTCCATGAAAGGCTGAATTAAAAGAACTGACTAAAATATTCTGTTTTGGATTTAAATGGGGTAGTTTCACATCAAAGTTGACtatcaatatttttgtttgtgattaataatacttgatgtaaaatatatgaatgaatttatttttacatgttttttccattgatataattttcatcaagtcTTATATAACACGGATGaatatatttatggtcaaagttaagAATGAAAGACTCAAgaagtcaaactatgacatttatATTGGGAcagaaatattaatatttaaaaaaatatgcatgCGTTAACTACAAAAAGTGGAGGTGGGAAATAACCATGTCTGCTAGCTTTACTGGCTTCATACATTCGTTAGTTTAAACAATGTCTCCGTGTTACAGGAACGAGATAGAGTTGGAAGCCTTTGCAAAAAATGGAACACAATTTGCAGTTCGCTTCACAAACAACCTCATTTTCTTGACAAAGCATTCCAACTTCCCTCTCCTTCCTCCGTGTCTTCGACAACCTTGCATGAGCACCATCAGAATTGGCCCATAATACCCGATTCCAACAAAGTCCCAAAAGAGCACCAGTTtttcacatttgaagtcaatagtgatgatgatgatggttttgATGAGGGACATGTAAACCAACCAGTGGCCGTAAAACCAGACCTTCTATCCAACCCAAATTCTAGTCCAAATTCAGCTTCTTGTAGCGAGGCAAATGATGATAACGATGAACGGTTCTTGAACAACTTCACAGAGATTAGCTCCGAgaacataaatattttaacaaaGGCATTGGAAAAAAGAGTTCCTAGGCAAAAAGAGATTGTCCCGGAAATTGTTAGTACTATCCTTCGATGTAGAGCTGGATTAAGCGGaaggaaaggaaaagaagaTAC includes the following:
- the LOC122585437 gene encoding protein SMAX1-LIKE 3-like; the protein is MRPEGYTVQHTLTPESATVVKQALGLARRRGHAQVTPLHVASAMLTSPTGLLRKACLEINTHPLQCKALELCFNVSLNRLPTYQSSPIMLSSTNHQSHHPSLSNALVVAFKRALAHQRRGSIENQVHQPVLALKVEVEQLIISILDDPSVSRVMREAGFSSTQIKKSFEQSVSVEISSHRPLANSYQAKENIKPILQEFHVSQDSTNKSKLSLRIRDEDVMSVIDTMMETKRKNIVVIRECLVSADDIVRGVMDKFERGNNMVFPGNLRFVQFISLSLHSLSHLSREEIENKIKELAWLLKSHVDRGVILYLGDLKWVSDYWAKYSDKRLKTCYYSPMEHMIMELSRLMFGFGDSRKLWLMGIANSQTYMSCKTGHPSLETLWDLFPYTTPVGGLDLTLNLDRQDSPIHQKLLTCCGECSENFKTEAKSITNYLNNESIAAATTSTLPLWLQQYKGKKSMQTTNEQERDRVGSLCKKWNTICSSLHKQPHFLDKAFQLPSPSSVSSTTLHEHHQNWPIIPDSNKVPKEHQFFTFEVNSDDDDGFDEGHVNQPVAVKPDLLSNPNSSPNSASCSEANDDNDERFLNNFTEISSENINILTKALEKRVPRQKEIVPEIVSTILRCRAGLSGRKGKEDTWLFFLGADNQGKEMISKELATVVFGSKNNFLQISPSCYEEPKSNLTEDDQELISNKRARNENGQSYIDRFADAVEENASRVFFIEDLDQVEYQSQMGIYKAIESGKITQSCGRLVDLKDAIVILSCENFTSCSPMWQKHRKSEPAPLLDLNIDARDIDILSSVDKHVIFNI